In one Corallococcus sp. EGB genomic region, the following are encoded:
- a CDS encoding NTP/NDP exchange transporter, with amino-acid sequence MLKRFVDVRDEEVGAVLGAFVYFFTLMCGYAILRPIRNEMGTAGDVKHLPWLFSVTFVVMLLAVPAFSALVARYPRRVVVPRVYRFFLFNLVAFFALLKWGVAKETVARAFYVWLSVYNLFVVSIFWSFMADVFASDQGKRLFGFIAAGGTTGMIAGPFLVGRLAEPVGPVNLILVSAVMLEVSAQCVRRLGHWARDVQHQPATREGPVGGGMLAGLRLLVTSPFLLALGLQVLLYAATSTFLYYQEVQLVASLAKDAAARTAAFADIDFWVQVLTLGIQTLVTGRVISRLGLGVAMAVAPVLTLLGFGVLAFAPVLGVLIAVKSLRGASHYALERPSREILFTTVDREARYKSKSFIDTVVYRGSDTLSAWLQGGLEALGLGMAGLSLAAVPVAALWLAVALYLARQQRTRAAETIPQTSLPGGTTA; translated from the coding sequence ATGCTCAAGCGCTTCGTGGACGTCCGGGACGAGGAGGTGGGGGCGGTCCTCGGGGCGTTCGTCTACTTCTTCACGTTGATGTGCGGCTACGCCATCCTGCGGCCCATCCGCAACGAGATGGGCACCGCGGGGGACGTGAAGCACCTGCCCTGGCTCTTCAGCGTCACCTTCGTCGTGATGCTGCTGGCGGTGCCGGCCTTCTCCGCGCTGGTGGCGCGCTACCCCCGGCGGGTGGTGGTGCCGCGCGTCTACCGCTTCTTCCTCTTCAACCTGGTGGCCTTCTTCGCGCTGCTCAAGTGGGGCGTGGCGAAGGAGACGGTGGCGCGCGCCTTCTACGTCTGGTTGAGCGTCTACAACCTGTTCGTCGTCTCCATCTTCTGGAGCTTCATGGCGGACGTGTTCGCCAGCGACCAGGGCAAGCGGCTCTTCGGCTTCATCGCCGCGGGCGGCACCACGGGGATGATTGCCGGCCCGTTCCTGGTGGGCCGGCTGGCGGAGCCCGTGGGGCCGGTGAACCTCATCCTCGTGTCCGCGGTGATGCTGGAGGTGAGCGCGCAGTGCGTGCGCCGCCTGGGCCACTGGGCACGGGACGTGCAGCACCAGCCCGCAACGCGCGAGGGGCCGGTGGGCGGCGGGATGCTCGCGGGCTTGCGGCTGCTGGTGACGTCGCCGTTCCTGCTCGCGCTGGGCTTGCAGGTGCTGCTGTACGCGGCGACCTCCACGTTCCTGTACTACCAGGAGGTGCAGCTGGTCGCGTCGCTGGCGAAGGACGCGGCGGCGCGCACGGCGGCGTTCGCGGACATCGACTTCTGGGTGCAGGTGCTGACGCTGGGCATCCAGACGCTCGTCACCGGGCGGGTCATCTCCCGTCTGGGGTTGGGCGTGGCCATGGCGGTGGCGCCGGTGCTCACGCTGCTGGGCTTTGGCGTGCTCGCGTTCGCGCCGGTGCTGGGGGTGCTCATCGCGGTGAAGTCGCTGCGGGGCGCGAGCCACTACGCGCTGGAGCGCCCGTCGCGCGAAATCCTCTTCACCACGGTGGACCGCGAGGCCCGCTACAAGTCCAAGAGCTTCATCGACACGGTGGTGTACCGCGGCAGCGACACGCTGAGCGCGTGGCTGCAGGGCGGGCTCGAGGCGCTGGGCCTGGGCATGGCGGGCCTGTCGCTGGCGGCCGTGCCCGTGGCGGCGCTGTGGCTCGCGGTGGCCCTGTACCTGGCGCGCCAGCAACGCACGCGCGCCGCTGAGACCATCCCGCAGACGTCCCTACCCGGAGGAACCACGGCATGA
- a CDS encoding NAD(P)/FAD-dependent oxidoreductase → MVIVGAGFGGLQAAKALGKARNVRVTVVDRYNHHLFQPLLYQVATSVLNTADISAPIRSILHARNTEVLLAEAKSVDVHRKVLVVEGGEIPYDSLVVATGASHSYFKHPEWAQVAPGLKTLDDAVRIRERILTAFEAAEREPDPVRQRQWMTFVIIGAGPTGVELAGALSYMTRHGLRRDFRHIDTREARVILLEGLPRVLNAYPEELSEEAKLDLEELHVDVRTGAMVTEIDDEGVTVGDEHIATKTVLWGAGVAASPLVRSLGVPLDRAGRVRVTPLLTAPGLPDVYVIGDVAAVEQQGKPVPGIAPAAMQMGRHVAKTVLCRLAGKPPRAFRYHDKGSFAVIGRGFAVGVLYDKWRMKGLPAWLVWAGVHIAYLIGYRNRLFVMLNWGYTFITRGGRNMRLITSNVAKRMPVLAASRQVPGLPPPPVRPELPTASRPAPVH, encoded by the coding sequence GTGGTCATCGTAGGGGCGGGCTTCGGCGGGCTTCAGGCCGCGAAGGCCCTGGGCAAGGCGCGCAACGTGCGGGTGACGGTGGTGGACCGCTACAACCACCATCTCTTCCAGCCGCTCCTCTACCAGGTGGCGACGTCCGTGCTGAACACCGCGGATATCTCCGCGCCCATCCGCAGCATCCTGCACGCGCGCAATACGGAGGTGCTGCTGGCCGAGGCGAAGTCGGTGGACGTACACCGCAAGGTGCTCGTCGTGGAGGGCGGGGAGATTCCCTACGACTCGCTGGTGGTGGCCACGGGCGCGTCGCACTCGTACTTCAAGCACCCGGAGTGGGCGCAGGTGGCGCCGGGCCTGAAGACGCTGGACGACGCGGTGCGGATCCGCGAGCGCATCCTGACGGCCTTCGAGGCGGCGGAGCGCGAGCCCGACCCGGTGCGCCAGCGTCAGTGGATGACCTTCGTCATCATCGGCGCGGGGCCCACGGGCGTGGAGCTGGCGGGGGCGCTCTCGTACATGACGCGGCACGGGCTGCGGAGGGACTTCCGGCACATCGACACGCGCGAGGCGCGGGTCATCCTGCTGGAGGGCCTGCCGCGCGTGCTGAACGCCTATCCGGAGGAGCTGTCCGAGGAGGCGAAGCTGGACCTGGAGGAGCTGCACGTCGACGTGCGCACCGGGGCCATGGTGACGGAAATCGACGACGAGGGCGTCACGGTGGGTGACGAGCACATCGCCACGAAGACGGTGCTGTGGGGCGCGGGGGTGGCGGCGTCGCCGCTGGTGCGCTCGCTGGGGGTGCCGCTGGACCGGGCGGGGCGGGTGCGGGTGACGCCGTTGCTCACGGCGCCGGGCCTGCCGGACGTGTATGTGATTGGCGACGTGGCGGCGGTGGAGCAGCAGGGCAAGCCCGTGCCGGGCATCGCGCCGGCGGCGATGCAGATGGGGCGGCACGTGGCGAAGACCGTCCTCTGCCGTCTGGCGGGCAAGCCGCCGCGCGCGTTCCGCTACCACGACAAGGGCAGCTTCGCGGTGATTGGCCGCGGCTTCGCGGTGGGCGTGCTCTACGACAAGTGGCGCATGAAGGGGCTGCCCGCGTGGCTCGTCTGGGCGGGCGTGCACATCGCCTACCTCATCGGCTACCGCAACCGCCTCTTCGTGATGCTGAACTGGGGCTACACGTTCATCACCCGGGGCGGCCGGAACATGCGGCTCATCACCAGCAACGTGGCGAAGCGCATGCCCGTCCTGGCGGCGTCCCGCCAGGTCCCCGGCCTGCCTCCTCCTCCCGTGCGTCCGGAGCTGCCGACGGCCTCGCGGCCCGCGCCGGTGCACTGA
- a CDS encoding ETX/MTX2 family pore-forming toxin, whose amino-acid sequence MSDVVYRSFIAKAYSADRTQLAISASTDNNNVTVQNLDYTNDLQLWEVRSARNGDAFALINKRTGRAISRASNEQGTSLVTVGVEQIDTNDLAVWRNEGNETFNPLNSFADWEQKINIPGDGPYRAGQQLITWEWDGGSDNEKWAQVKDSRQVRIKSISFDMGLAAIEDYSPVVAGTQTVTNITGTEQEQKLSFKFVEGHRYSFTHERGLTVSEEIEFKAGLPILGQAKVTIKAEGTWKYTQEEESTDEHEVSVEVPVKIPARSSIRVSVLMLQARVAVPYSAQIETVYADGTVRTADTGGLFGGVNTYNLVTKYEDLGTVDQSATRRLLRRF is encoded by the coding sequence ATGTCTGACGTCGTCTACCGGTCGTTCATCGCCAAGGCATACAGCGCGGATCGCACCCAACTCGCCATCAGTGCCAGCACGGACAACAACAACGTCACCGTCCAGAACCTCGACTACACCAACGACCTCCAGTTGTGGGAGGTGCGCTCCGCGCGCAATGGCGACGCCTTCGCGTTGATCAACAAGCGGACGGGGCGGGCCATCAGCCGCGCCTCGAATGAGCAGGGCACCAGCCTGGTGACGGTCGGGGTGGAGCAAATCGACACCAATGACCTGGCGGTGTGGCGCAACGAAGGGAATGAGACCTTCAATCCCCTCAACTCCTTCGCGGACTGGGAGCAGAAGATCAACATCCCGGGGGACGGGCCCTACCGTGCCGGTCAGCAGCTGATCACCTGGGAGTGGGATGGCGGCTCCGACAACGAGAAGTGGGCCCAGGTGAAGGACTCGCGGCAGGTGCGCATCAAGTCCATCAGCTTCGACATGGGGCTCGCCGCCATCGAGGACTACTCACCGGTGGTGGCGGGGACGCAGACGGTGACGAACATCACGGGGACGGAGCAGGAGCAGAAGCTCTCGTTCAAGTTCGTCGAGGGCCACCGTTACTCGTTCACCCATGAGCGGGGACTCACGGTCAGCGAGGAGATCGAATTCAAGGCGGGCCTCCCCATCCTGGGACAGGCCAAGGTGACCATCAAGGCCGAGGGCACCTGGAAGTACACCCAGGAGGAGGAGAGCACCGACGAGCACGAGGTGTCCGTCGAGGTTCCCGTGAAGATTCCGGCGCGCAGCAGCATCCGCGTCTCCGTGCTCATGCTCCAGGCCCGCGTTGCGGTGCCCTACTCCGCGCAGATTGAAACCGTGTACGCGGACGGGACGGTCCGGACCGCCGACACGGGCGGCCTCTTCGGCGGCGTGAACACCTACAACCTCGTCACCAAGTACGAGGACCTGGGCACCGTCGACCAGAGCGCCACCCGCCGCCTGCTGCGCCGGTTCTAG
- a CDS encoding AraC family transcriptional regulator gives MADLGKVDLTTVRPLASGAGWRVRDIVCRSGPKDPVFEEQHAWVSVSAVLSGHFTYRSRNGRVLLTPGSLLLGEQHASFCCGHEHGVGDRCIAFSFEPSLMEEVARDLAGVTRTDFPAHRLPPLQRLAPLIADVQALAEQPGPRGAEELALRMAGAALSGIHEGRARPITATEERRVADALRWLEARLVEPVSLGGLAEELGMGRHHLLRTFRKVVGESPYSYILGRRLTLAAERLRIDGGRIADIAFACGFGDLSEFVRRFRARFGVTPSAYRARSRPGSPRTDVAHDPS, from the coding sequence GTGGCCGACTTGGGGAAAGTGGACCTGACCACGGTGCGCCCGCTCGCCTCCGGGGCGGGGTGGCGAGTGCGGGACATCGTCTGCCGCTCCGGTCCCAAGGACCCTGTCTTCGAGGAACAGCACGCCTGGGTGTCCGTCTCCGCCGTCCTGTCGGGGCACTTCACCTACCGCTCCCGCAACGGCCGGGTGCTGCTGACGCCCGGCTCGCTGCTGCTGGGGGAACAGCACGCGTCCTTCTGCTGTGGCCACGAGCACGGCGTGGGCGACCGCTGCATCGCCTTCTCCTTCGAGCCCTCGCTCATGGAAGAGGTGGCGCGGGACCTGGCGGGAGTCACGCGAACGGACTTCCCCGCGCACCGGCTGCCACCGCTCCAGCGGCTCGCGCCGCTCATCGCGGACGTCCAGGCGCTGGCGGAACAGCCTGGCCCGCGCGGCGCGGAGGAGCTGGCGCTGCGCATGGCTGGTGCCGCGCTGAGCGGCATCCACGAGGGACGCGCCCGGCCCATCACCGCCACCGAGGAGCGCCGCGTGGCGGACGCGCTCCGCTGGCTGGAGGCCCGGCTCGTGGAGCCCGTGTCCCTGGGGGGGCTCGCGGAGGAGCTGGGCATGGGGCGCCACCACCTGCTGCGCACCTTCCGCAAGGTGGTGGGAGAGAGCCCCTACAGCTACATCCTGGGCCGTCGCCTGACACTCGCCGCCGAGCGCCTGCGGATTGATGGCGGGCGCATCGCGGACATCGCCTTCGCGTGTGGCTTCGGGGATCTGTCGGAGTTCGTGCGCCGCTTCCGCGCTCGCTTCGGCGTCACGCCTTCCGCGTATCGCGCCCGCTCGCGACCCGGGTCACCCAGGACGGACGTCGCGCACGACCCGAGCTGA
- a CDS encoding NAD-dependent epimerase/dehydratase family protein — protein sequence MKLSRRGVIQAAAALGAVQVLGCASSTRAGDDKGGDAPGRPLNILILGGTRFLGPALVQAAQARGHTLTLFNRGKSNPGLFPDVEKLQGDRDPNKGEGLKALQGRKWDAVIDTSGYVPRIVKASAELLAPNVGQYVFISSVSVYKEMTKKDLNESDAVGTIPDETKEEIDDLSYGPLKALCERAAEAAMPGRTLNIRPGLIVGPDDGSDRFTYWPLRVAKGGEVLAPGDGEDPVQVIDARDLAAFIIRNVERRTQGIFNVTGPVQPMKMKGMLETLREATGSDARFTWVDAAFLEQQKVTAFGDMPAWVPRTGPESGIGAASIAKAIQAGLVTRPLADTARDTLTWFHALPKDRQEKLRSGLSEEREREVLAAWHQTKGTARAD from the coding sequence ATGAAGCTGTCCCGAAGAGGCGTGATTCAAGCAGCGGCCGCGCTCGGCGCGGTCCAGGTGTTGGGCTGTGCGTCGTCCACCAGGGCCGGTGACGACAAGGGCGGTGATGCCCCGGGCAGGCCCCTGAACATCCTCATCCTGGGCGGCACCCGGTTCCTGGGCCCCGCGCTGGTGCAGGCGGCGCAGGCGCGCGGCCACACGCTCACGCTCTTCAACCGCGGCAAGTCCAACCCCGGCCTCTTCCCGGACGTGGAGAAGCTCCAGGGCGACCGCGACCCGAACAAGGGCGAGGGCCTGAAGGCGCTCCAGGGCCGCAAGTGGGACGCGGTCATCGACACGTCCGGCTACGTGCCGCGCATCGTGAAGGCGTCCGCGGAGCTGCTCGCGCCCAACGTGGGGCAGTACGTCTTCATCTCCAGCGTGTCCGTCTACAAGGAGATGACGAAGAAGGACCTCAACGAGTCCGACGCCGTGGGCACCATTCCGGACGAGACGAAGGAGGAGATTGACGACCTGAGCTACGGCCCGCTCAAGGCGCTCTGCGAGAGGGCCGCGGAGGCGGCGATGCCCGGCCGCACGCTCAACATCCGCCCCGGTCTCATCGTGGGGCCGGATGACGGCTCGGACCGCTTCACCTACTGGCCGCTGCGCGTGGCGAAGGGCGGCGAGGTGCTGGCCCCCGGCGACGGTGAGGATCCGGTGCAGGTCATCGACGCGCGCGACCTGGCCGCGTTCATCATCCGGAACGTGGAGCGCCGCACCCAGGGCATCTTCAACGTCACCGGCCCGGTGCAGCCCATGAAGATGAAGGGCATGCTGGAGACCCTGCGCGAGGCGACCGGGAGCGACGCGCGCTTCACCTGGGTGGACGCCGCGTTCCTGGAGCAGCAGAAGGTGACGGCCTTCGGGGACATGCCCGCGTGGGTGCCGCGCACCGGACCGGAGAGCGGCATCGGCGCGGCGAGCATCGCCAAGGCCATCCAGGCGGGGCTCGTCACCCGCCCGCTCGCGGACACCGCGCGCGACACGCTGACCTGGTTCCATGCGCTGCCCAAGGACCGCCAGGAGAAGCTGCGCTCGGGCCTGTCCGAGGAGCGGGAGAGGGAGGTGCTCGCCGCCTGGCACCAGACGAAGGGCACCGCCCGGGCGGACTGA
- a CDS encoding 4-alpha-glucanotransferase, which yields MELLSLLPDSHRSLITEALEALGVTRWVLSIHDPSFPGLPGEDLGRGSPYSEGAARFLAFARDMGFTGIQLGPQGQTTSHNPSPYDGTLFSRNTLNVALAPLTEPSGPWGALLSPDTLDRLVAGAPGSGGPEVRYLAAYRGQMEALQEAWDTFRRERDRVDAPASILALVRRFADFRLEHQEWLERDALFEVLAARHHTPDDWRGWADSLDGRLYAPRPGEVVQAEARIRELLTEEADAVEQYAFRQFLVHEQHGLLRERAEAWGLKLYGDLQIGFSPRDAWARQGLFLGAYLMGAPPSRTNPEGQPWNYPVLDPEQYVTPDGPGPVLRYLDARLGKMLAEYDGLRIDHPHGLVCPWVYRAGSADPLRAVQGGARLFSSPDLPDHAELARYAIVAPEQLNRSVPRYADGWVTGLTEDQVARYAILFDSVVRAAREYGRAREDVLCEVLSTLPYELSRVMARDGLGRFRVTQKADLSNPADVYRSENVAPEDWVMVGNHDTKSLWRLVSEWQWRHTLRAQADYLAERLHPEAEGREAFSRQLAQDPGLLAQAKFADLFASRARSVMVFFADLLGMPDTYNAPGSVDPRNWSLRIPTDWAEQYQQRLRAGAALNLPQVLAMALRAGGAEARARHAALLGRLDRAASQLRGGAPSLQAPPSA from the coding sequence GTGGAGCTCCTGTCCCTGCTGCCCGATTCGCACCGCTCGCTCATCACCGAAGCCCTGGAGGCCCTGGGCGTCACGCGCTGGGTCCTGAGCATCCATGACCCCAGCTTCCCGGGCCTCCCCGGAGAGGACCTGGGGCGCGGCTCGCCGTACTCCGAGGGCGCCGCTCGCTTCCTCGCGTTCGCCCGGGACATGGGCTTCACCGGCATCCAGCTGGGGCCGCAGGGGCAGACCACCTCGCACAACCCGTCGCCGTATGACGGCACGCTGTTCTCGCGCAACACGCTGAACGTGGCGCTCGCGCCGCTCACGGAGCCGTCCGGCCCCTGGGGCGCGCTGCTGTCCCCGGACACCCTGGACCGGCTCGTCGCCGGAGCGCCCGGGAGTGGTGGACCGGAGGTGCGCTACCTGGCCGCGTACAGGGGCCAGATGGAGGCGCTCCAGGAGGCATGGGACACCTTCCGCCGCGAGCGCGACCGCGTGGATGCTCCCGCGTCCATCCTCGCGCTCGTCCGGCGCTTCGCGGACTTCCGGCTGGAGCATCAGGAGTGGCTGGAGCGGGATGCCCTCTTCGAGGTGCTCGCGGCCCGGCACCACACGCCGGATGACTGGCGCGGGTGGGCGGACTCGCTCGACGGGCGCCTGTATGCGCCACGCCCTGGCGAGGTGGTGCAGGCGGAGGCCCGCATCCGGGAGCTGCTCACCGAGGAAGCCGACGCGGTGGAGCAGTACGCCTTCCGCCAGTTCCTCGTGCATGAGCAGCATGGGCTCCTGCGGGAGCGCGCGGAGGCCTGGGGCCTCAAGCTGTATGGAGACCTGCAGATTGGTTTCTCGCCCCGGGACGCGTGGGCGCGGCAGGGGCTGTTCCTCGGCGCGTACCTCATGGGCGCGCCGCCCAGCCGCACCAACCCGGAGGGCCAGCCTTGGAACTACCCCGTGCTGGACCCCGAGCAATACGTCACGCCGGACGGCCCCGGGCCGGTGCTGCGCTACCTGGACGCCCGGCTGGGCAAGATGCTCGCGGAGTATGACGGCCTGCGCATCGACCACCCGCATGGGCTCGTGTGTCCCTGGGTGTACCGCGCGGGCTCCGCGGATCCGCTGCGCGCGGTGCAGGGTGGGGCGCGGTTGTTCTCCTCGCCGGACCTGCCGGACCACGCGGAGCTGGCCCGGTACGCCATCGTGGCTCCGGAACAGCTGAATCGCTCGGTGCCCCGCTACGCGGATGGGTGGGTGACGGGGCTCACGGAAGACCAGGTGGCCCGGTACGCCATCCTCTTCGACTCCGTGGTGCGCGCGGCGCGGGAGTACGGCCGCGCGCGTGAGGACGTGCTGTGCGAGGTGCTGAGCACGCTGCCCTACGAGCTGTCACGGGTGATGGCCCGCGATGGCCTGGGCCGCTTCCGCGTCACGCAGAAGGCGGACCTGAGCAACCCGGCGGACGTGTACCGCAGCGAGAACGTGGCCCCCGAGGACTGGGTGATGGTGGGCAACCACGACACGAAGTCGCTCTGGCGGCTGGTCTCCGAATGGCAGTGGAGGCACACGCTGCGCGCCCAGGCGGACTACCTCGCGGAGCGCCTGCATCCCGAAGCGGAGGGACGTGAGGCCTTCTCGCGTCAGCTGGCGCAGGACCCGGGGCTGCTCGCGCAGGCGAAGTTCGCGGACCTGTTCGCCAGCCGTGCGCGCAGCGTGATGGTGTTCTTCGCGGACCTGCTGGGCATGCCGGACACGTACAACGCGCCCGGCTCCGTGGATCCGCGCAACTGGTCGCTGCGCATCCCCACGGACTGGGCCGAGCAGTATCAGCAGCGGCTTCGTGCGGGCGCCGCGCTCAACCTGCCGCAGGTGCTCGCCATGGCGTTGCGCGCGGGCGGCGCGGAGGCCCGGGCCCGGCATGCGGCGTTGCTCGGACGTCTGGACCGCGCGGCGTCCCAGCTGCGCGGCGGGGCCCCGTCACTCCAGGCCCCGCCCTCTGCCTGA
- a CDS encoding pyridoxal phosphate-dependent aminotransferase, producing the protein MAIDLTSLPRPSRDDTTVSTLVRGLVGSEILRIAAEIRELVAKGSKVCNLTVGDFNPKEFPIPDGLRDQIGAALQGGETNYPPSDGVLDLRQAVQRFYERSLGLKYPLEGITIAGGARPVIYAIFRAVLDPGDVVVYPVPSWNNNHYAHMLGARGVVVTTDAAAGFMPTLAQLEPHLSTARLLCLCSPLNPTGTMLDPEALRAICQRIVEENRAREGRGQKPLILMYDHIYWVLSFGKKHVTPVELVPEMAPYTVFVDGISKAFAATGVRVGWGVGAPTLISRMRDVLGHVGAWAPKAEQLATARYLDDTQATESFLKTMRQRVDERLEALYKGFQRMKDAGLPVEAIAPQGAIYLSVRFDVVGRDGLTTNDAIRKRLLEKARFAMVPFQAFGLAADTGWFRLSVGATSVAEIEEALPRVEATVREILAAK; encoded by the coding sequence ATGGCCATCGACCTGACCTCCCTCCCGCGTCCCTCTCGCGACGACACCACCGTGAGCACCCTGGTGCGTGGGCTCGTGGGCAGCGAAATCCTCCGCATCGCGGCGGAGATTCGCGAGCTCGTGGCCAAGGGCAGCAAGGTGTGCAACCTCACCGTGGGGGACTTCAACCCGAAGGAGTTCCCCATCCCGGACGGCCTGCGCGACCAGATTGGCGCCGCGCTCCAGGGCGGTGAGACGAACTACCCGCCGTCCGACGGCGTGCTGGACCTGCGCCAGGCCGTGCAGCGCTTCTACGAGCGCTCCCTCGGGCTGAAGTACCCGCTGGAGGGCATCACCATCGCGGGCGGCGCGCGGCCCGTCATCTACGCCATCTTCCGCGCGGTGCTCGACCCGGGGGACGTCGTCGTCTACCCGGTGCCGTCGTGGAACAACAACCACTACGCCCACATGCTGGGCGCCAGGGGCGTGGTGGTGACCACGGACGCGGCGGCGGGCTTCATGCCCACGCTGGCGCAGCTGGAGCCGCACCTGTCCACGGCGCGCCTGTTGTGCCTGTGCAGCCCGCTCAACCCCACCGGCACCATGCTGGACCCGGAGGCCCTGCGCGCCATCTGCCAGCGCATCGTGGAGGAGAACCGCGCGCGCGAGGGCCGCGGCCAGAAGCCCCTCATCCTGATGTACGACCACATCTACTGGGTGCTGAGCTTCGGCAAGAAGCACGTCACCCCCGTGGAGCTGGTGCCGGAGATGGCGCCGTACACCGTGTTCGTGGACGGCATCAGCAAGGCCTTCGCCGCCACCGGCGTGCGCGTGGGCTGGGGCGTGGGCGCGCCCACCCTCATCTCCCGCATGCGCGACGTGCTGGGCCACGTGGGCGCCTGGGCCCCCAAGGCCGAGCAGCTGGCCACCGCGCGCTACCTGGACGACACGCAGGCCACCGAGTCCTTCCTCAAGACGATGCGCCAGCGCGTCGACGAGCGCCTGGAGGCCCTCTACAAGGGCTTCCAGCGCATGAAGGACGCGGGCCTGCCGGTGGAGGCCATCGCGCCGCAGGGCGCCATCTACCTCTCCGTGCGCTTCGACGTGGTGGGCAGGGACGGGCTCACCACCAATGACGCCATCCGCAAGCGCCTGCTGGAGAAGGCCCGCTTCGCCATGGTGCCCTTCCAGGCGTTCGGCCTGGCGGCGGACACCGGCTGGTTCCGCCTCTCCGTGGGCGCCACCTCGGTCGCCGAAATCGAGGAGGCCCTGCCTCGCGTGGAGGCCACCGTGCGGGAGATCCTCGCGGCGAAATAG
- a CDS encoding putative glycolipid-binding domain-containing protein produces the protein MAVEATAVTRELIWRRVMDELGFEHARVRRGPEGTELSGLLLVAEEGAPLRAEYSIVCDGAWRTRRVSVTQSWRGEHRTLTLEHDGAGLWRKNGQVAEELKGCTDVDLGLTPSTNTLPINRLRLGEGARAEILAAWVRFPSLEVLPARQGYTRTGPARYRYENLGGDFTAMMDVDADGLPIDYGDIWRRLAEAPASPLSAKQAFVEALLSPGPSSELGDAADTFGWLVGGWEGTIQDHDADGSVRESPGEWWFHWVLDGRALQDVFIVPSRRAPARPGPGANKRYGTTVRSFDRAEGRWQITWVSPTGGVINRLAGGRDGERLVLLGEHHGRPLRWSFSDIGPDRFTWRGEVREADGTWKLQSRFDMRRIA, from the coding sequence ATGGCGGTGGAGGCAACGGCAGTCACGCGGGAGCTCATCTGGCGGCGCGTGATGGATGAGCTGGGGTTCGAGCATGCACGGGTGCGGCGCGGCCCGGAGGGCACGGAGCTCTCCGGATTGCTCCTCGTCGCGGAAGAGGGAGCGCCGCTGCGGGCGGAGTACTCGATCGTCTGCGATGGTGCCTGGCGCACGCGCCGGGTGAGCGTGACGCAGTCGTGGCGTGGCGAGCACCGGACGCTCACGCTGGAGCATGACGGAGCAGGCCTCTGGCGGAAGAACGGTCAGGTGGCGGAGGAGCTGAAGGGCTGCACGGACGTGGACCTGGGCCTGACTCCGTCCACCAATACCTTGCCCATCAACCGGCTGCGGCTTGGCGAGGGCGCCAGGGCGGAGATCCTCGCGGCGTGGGTGCGGTTTCCGTCGCTGGAGGTGCTCCCCGCGCGGCAGGGCTACACGCGCACGGGCCCCGCGCGCTACCGCTACGAGAACCTGGGGGGCGACTTCACCGCGATGATGGACGTGGACGCGGACGGGCTGCCCATCGACTACGGCGACATCTGGCGCAGGCTCGCGGAAGCGCCCGCGTCTCCGCTGTCCGCGAAGCAGGCGTTCGTGGAGGCCCTGCTCAGCCCGGGCCCTTCGAGCGAGCTGGGCGACGCGGCGGACACCTTCGGATGGTTGGTGGGAGGCTGGGAGGGGACCATCCAGGACCACGACGCGGACGGAAGCGTTCGCGAGAGCCCGGGCGAGTGGTGGTTCCACTGGGTGCTGGACGGACGCGCCCTGCAGGACGTGTTCATCGTGCCGTCGCGACGTGCGCCCGCGCGGCCGGGCCCCGGGGCCAACAAGCGCTACGGCACGACGGTGCGCTCGTTCGACCGGGCCGAGGGGAGGTGGCAGATCACCTGGGTCAGCCCGACGGGCGGAGTCATCAACCGGCTGGCCGGGGGACGGGACGGAGAGCGGCTCGTCCTATTGGGCGAGCACCACGGGAGGCCCCTCCGCTGGAGCTTCTCCGACATCGGGCCGGACCGCTTCACCTGGCGCGGAGAGGTGCGCGAGGCTGACGGGACATGGAAGCTCCAGTCGCGCTTCGACATGCGCCGCATCGCCTGA